The following are encoded in a window of Ignavibacteriales bacterium genomic DNA:
- a CDS encoding family 78 glycoside hydrolase catalytic domain: MRYSFCIALIFCLIHFSIIPYSSSAQPLISAASHWISPYAAGATNEKTPCPILRSTFTVNGLVKGATVRVIGLGHYELFLNGKRVGTSLINQPWSQYNKTIYWQEFEISKLLRNGENVWGVMLGNSFWQVTAANDTGRYVKTDAMPDFAAGYPYLLWLDARIKTRDGKEQVVMSDESWKWQSGPLTFSHIYAGEDYDARLVPSGWNAPGFNDASWKPVATVQPPAASLEKYNGPAMQAFEVFKTTKVMSPNPGEYTYVFPQNSSALLRFTVSGAAGQTIRLKPCEFMDSTGHVKFTYTWGTGKDIWHDYTTAGGKNESHQILFCYVGCQYVGVTGAVPEGDPNPQKLPVIKKMELVHVRTANPLVGTFTCSSEMQNRAEHMIDWSIRSNMSYVATDCPHREKNGWQEENWHMGRAMSYRFNVENWFTKIARDLKDTQLPDGHVPTNCPNYLVAIPPHGYWNEAPEWGVSSVLVPWHLYEWYGNTSVLKSNFESMRKFVDYLSSTAKDGIINSNLGDWYDYGHGKGDGPSQWTPNELSATAIWALGAKTVSDAAGVLGKLDEAVKYQSLFNQIKKDFLRRFYDPDTRTFKNNGSCQAGHSVALCVGLVPETDRPAVLQAIVNDLQKRDYQQTVGEVLQVFFIRALADGNRSDVLHRVYSRTTQGSYGFMVNQGFTSLPESWDARPGTGNSMNHFMLGHLMEWHYAYLAGIRQQPGSVGWKKVLIAPTPGSLDSVAASFNSPSGMIKVNWKQVNGSFSMNVTIPKGIEAIAVLPDGTKRDLQRGKTIFVTKIQE; this comes from the coding sequence ATGCGATACTCTTTCTGCATTGCACTGATCTTCTGCCTCATCCACTTTTCCATTATTCCATATTCTTCATCGGCTCAACCTTTGATTTCCGCTGCTTCACACTGGATCTCCCCGTACGCCGCCGGAGCGACGAACGAGAAAACCCCCTGCCCCATACTGCGATCCACGTTCACGGTGAACGGACTGGTCAAGGGCGCCACGGTGCGTGTCATTGGACTCGGGCACTATGAGCTTTTCCTCAACGGCAAACGCGTCGGGACGTCGCTCATCAACCAGCCATGGTCGCAGTACAACAAGACGATCTACTGGCAGGAATTCGAGATCAGCAAGCTGCTCAGGAACGGAGAAAACGTCTGGGGCGTGATGCTCGGAAACTCGTTCTGGCAAGTCACGGCGGCAAACGACACCGGACGGTACGTCAAGACCGACGCCATGCCCGACTTCGCAGCCGGATATCCGTATCTCCTTTGGCTCGATGCACGGATCAAGACAAGAGACGGCAAGGAACAGGTTGTCATGAGCGATGAATCATGGAAGTGGCAAAGTGGACCGCTGACATTCTCGCACATCTACGCCGGCGAAGACTATGATGCGCGGCTTGTGCCCTCCGGCTGGAACGCTCCGGGATTCAACGATGCTTCGTGGAAACCGGTCGCGACTGTTCAACCTCCCGCAGCATCACTTGAGAAATACAACGGCCCGGCAATGCAGGCGTTCGAAGTGTTTAAGACCACGAAGGTGATGTCACCCAATCCCGGTGAATACACGTACGTCTTCCCGCAAAACAGCTCTGCACTCCTGCGCTTTACAGTCTCGGGAGCCGCTGGACAAACCATCCGTTTGAAACCGTGTGAGTTTATGGACTCCACCGGACATGTGAAATTCACCTACACGTGGGGAACAGGCAAAGACATCTGGCACGATTACACGACGGCCGGAGGCAAGAACGAGTCGCATCAGATTCTTTTCTGTTATGTTGGATGCCAGTATGTGGGTGTCACCGGAGCCGTGCCGGAGGGCGATCCGAATCCACAGAAACTCCCTGTCATAAAAAAGATGGAATTGGTTCATGTCCGCACCGCGAACCCGCTCGTCGGCACATTCACATGCTCGAGCGAAATGCAGAACCGCGCGGAGCACATGATCGACTGGTCGATCCGGTCGAACATGAGCTACGTTGCAACTGATTGTCCGCACCGCGAAAAAAACGGCTGGCAGGAGGAGAACTGGCACATGGGCCGGGCGATGAGCTACCGGTTCAATGTCGAGAACTGGTTTACGAAAATCGCGCGCGATCTCAAGGACACACAACTTCCGGATGGGCACGTGCCGACCAACTGTCCGAACTACCTCGTCGCCATACCTCCGCACGGATACTGGAACGAAGCTCCCGAGTGGGGAGTTTCTTCGGTGCTCGTGCCGTGGCATTTGTACGAATGGTACGGCAACACGAGCGTGCTGAAGTCGAATTTCGAAAGCATGCGCAAGTTCGTCGATTACCTGTCATCCACGGCCAAGGACGGGATCATCAACAGCAACCTGGGTGACTGGTACGATTACGGTCACGGCAAAGGAGACGGGCCGTCGCAGTGGACGCCAAACGAGCTGAGCGCGACGGCGATCTGGGCTCTCGGTGCAAAGACTGTTTCGGATGCGGCAGGTGTACTTGGAAAATTGGACGAAGCGGTGAAGTATCAAAGCCTTTTCAACCAGATAAAAAAAGATTTCCTGAGGCGATTCTACGACCCCGACACAAGAACATTCAAGAACAACGGTTCCTGTCAGGCCGGACACAGCGTTGCGCTGTGTGTCGGACTTGTTCCCGAGACCGATCGCCCGGCTGTACTGCAGGCAATTGTGAATGACCTGCAGAAACGCGATTATCAGCAGACTGTTGGCGAGGTGCTTCAGGTATTCTTCATCCGGGCATTGGCCGACGGAAACCGGAGCGATGTCCTGCACCGCGTCTATAGTAGAACGACCCAGGGGAGTTACGGATTTATGGTGAACCAGGGCTTCACATCGCTTCCCGAGAGCTGGGATGCTCGGCCGGGAACTGGAAACAGCATGAATCACTTCATGCTCGGGCACTTGATGGAATGGCACTACGCGTATCTGGCAGGTATACGACAGCAGCCCGGAAGCGTTGGGTGGAAGAAGGTGTTGATCGCTCCGACTCCGGGCTCGCTCGACAGCGTCGCGGCTTCGTTCAACTCTCCGTCGGGAATGATTAAGGTGAATTGGAAACAGGTGAACGGTTCGTTCTCGATGAACGTGACGATACCGAAAGGGATCGAAGCGATTGCCGTGCTGCCTGATGGCACGAAGAGAGATCTCCAGCGCGGCAAGACGATATTCGTAACGAAGATTCAGGAGTAA